From Natronogracilivirga saccharolytica:
CATGATCACCACATCAGCTTTGCGCGCCAGCTCCAGCGCCTCATCAAAACCATCTCTGGAGTCACCTTCAAGATCGAGTTCCGCTCCTTCGGCAAAGCTGACCCTTGTGTTTTCGGAAACCATGTCTTCAATGCCTTTAAGCAGCGTCACATTGTCCGGATATTCACCGGCTGCCGACCATGAGCCAAGCAGGTCATACTGATTGTCCCCGAGCGGACCGATCACAGCGACATGGTCATGATCTTTTGCAAGCGGCAGCAGATCATCATCATTTTTCAGCAGTACAATCGACTTTTGCGCCACTTCCAGGGCAAGCTCAAGAAAATCATCGCGCATGATGGTCTCGGCCTCCCGGTCGTAGTCGGAATAGCGGTAGGGATCATCAAAAAGACCAAGCTCGAATTTCATATCCAGAATACGGGCTACGGCCATGTCCACCTGCTCTTCATGGACCACGCCTTCTTCTACAAGTCCCGGCAGTTCGTTCAGAAATATCTGGCTCATCATGTCCATATCGACATTGGCATTGATGGACAACTCTGCGGCATGCGCTTCATCACGGGCATAGCCATGAGGCATCATCTCCATGATAGCAGTGTAGTCGGTCACCACAAAGCCGTCGAAACCCCACTCATCCCGGAGGATCTGATTGAACAGGAAATCGCTGCCCGTCGCCGGAACACCGTCGTATTCGTTGAACGCGGTCATAAATGTGCGGATGTCCGCCTCAACGGCCGCCTTGAAGGGGGGGAGGTGGACTTCGCGAAGCCTGCGCTCGGAGATATCCACGGTGTGATAATCACGGCCGGCATTGGGTTCGCCATATGCCGCGAAATGCTTGGCCGTGGCCATGATGGTGTGAACATCCGACAGGTCATCACCCTGAAAACCTTCGATGCGCGCAACGCCAAACAGCTTGTTCAGCAGGGGATCTTCGCCCTGGCTTTCTACAATCCGGCCCCATCGCGGATCAGGGGAGACATCGATCATGGGGGTGAAGGTCCAGTGCAGGCCGGCCGCGGAGGCTTCCTTCGCCGCAACACGGGACGCCTTTTTGATCAGCTCCGGATCCCATGTGGCCGACTCGCCAAGCGGAACCGGAAAAATGGTCCGGTGTCCGTGAATTACGTCAAAAGCAAAAAGCAGCGGGATGCCCAGCCGGGTTTCTTCCACGGCAATACGCTGCAGCTCGCGGGTGTGCTCCACTGTGTGCGCATTGAAAACGCCACCCAGTTTGGATTCGTAGATCATGTCGCGGTATTCATCACTCAGCACCGGTCCGGTTTCTGCAAACCCACTGCTCAGCAGATTCAGCTGACCCACTTTCTCTTCCATCGTCATCAGCGAAAGCACAGAGTCCACTTTTTCGGGATGACGCAGCTCGGTGAAACGAACCGGTGAATCGCTGCTTCTTCCGGGCCGCGCTTCTTCGCCGGAATCCGTCACGGTTTCGTTTTGCTGAGTCTCATCCTGAGCCTGCAGCTGATCGGTGTCGGTCGTACCGCACGCTGCAATCAGCAGGGCCAGCGACAGCAGTAATACTGATAATGGCGGAGTTAGTATATTTTTTTCTTTCATCTTGGTAGTATGTTAGGTTCAGCGGTCACGGAATCACACCGCACCGCGTTTGTTCAGTTTTCCAATTTGTTTCGGCGTTCCAGGCTGAATGAAGCACCGCGGACAGCCTCCCCGTCAATCCATTTGACCGGATGTCCGGTCAGGTTGTTCCAACCTTCATCCAGAGAGATCTTCCAGAAGTGATGATCCGAGCCCTTGTCGGCCACAAACCACATGTCATCGGGCTCGCCCATGT
This genomic window contains:
- the bglX gene encoding beta-glucosidase BglX translates to MKEKNILTPPLSVLLLSLALLIAACGTTDTDQLQAQDETQQNETVTDSGEEARPGRSSDSPVRFTELRHPEKVDSVLSLMTMEEKVGQLNLLSSGFAETGPVLSDEYRDMIYESKLGGVFNAHTVEHTRELQRIAVEETRLGIPLLFAFDVIHGHRTIFPVPLGESATWDPELIKKASRVAAKEASAAGLHWTFTPMIDVSPDPRWGRIVESQGEDPLLNKLFGVARIEGFQGDDLSDVHTIMATAKHFAAYGEPNAGRDYHTVDISERRLREVHLPPFKAAVEADIRTFMTAFNEYDGVPATGSDFLFNQILRDEWGFDGFVVTDYTAIMEMMPHGYARDEAHAAELSINANVDMDMMSQIFLNELPGLVEEGVVHEEQVDMAVARILDMKFELGLFDDPYRYSDYDREAETIMRDDFLELALEVAQKSIVLLKNDDDLLPLAKDHDHVAVIGPLGDNQYDLLGSWSAAGEYPDNVTLLKGIEDMVSENTRVSFAEGAELDLEGDSRDGFDEALELARKADVVIMALGEGRHMSGEAASRTSMDLPGMQQELLEEIHATGTPVVMVLMAGRPLDIRWADEHIPSIVNAWYLGTRSGDAIASVLFGDHNPGGKLTFSWPHSVGQIPNYYYAKNTGRPKDPDERYTSKYIDAPNAPLYPFGYGISYTDYDYDNLQLSTDEIDDQGSLTVTVDVTNTGDVAGDEVVQLYTRKMVASVTQPIRQLRDFEKISLEPGETQTVTFDLQAEQLYYLDQQLDPVLEPGTVRVFVGPNVEETLEAEFEVR